The genomic stretch GTGCTTCCTCAGCTCTGCTGCCGATGAGGGGCCTTCCCCCCCTGTTGAGAGCCTGCTTCCCAGGGTTCCTGCACAACACTGCACCAGGGACCCCGTGGGTGCCGGGCTACACCAGGCTTGGCCCCTCCGCCCTGGTGTTCTGACAGGCCCCATGGGCACCCCGACCCACCAACACCCGATGCCCCATGCACACTCTCCATCCCTGGGCCTGagggcagacggcctgtgcccagGGAGCCTTGGGTCACTCCCAGTGTTTCTATGGGGGAGAGAAATGCTTCCTGACACGGCTCCGAGGTTCCTAAAGGGCCCCGACTGGCAcactcttccctctcctctgagGTCtgcatcccctcccctcccctgggggAGAACCCCCCTCAGCTGAAGACCGCAGGAGCAGCCCTAAGGGTTCCCTGGTCCAGCCACTCGAGGCTGCTCAGTGGTGCCCtgttttgtgctggggatgggaACAGGGactttaaccactaagccacacccccagccttgttgcgttgcttactgcctcactaagctgccgaggctggctttgcacttgccatcctcctgcctcagcctgttgaGCCTCTGGgacacaggtgtgtgccactatgcctggccagAGCCGCCCCTTTAAGGTGCATCTGCGGCAGGAGCCAGTGTGGGTGCAGGGCAGGTCAGCCACACTGCCACGGGGTGTGCTTCATGATCCCAAGACCTCACAGCCTCTTCTGAAGGCAGTTTTCCTATTAGGAATCACGGTGATTGAAACACACCGCACTCAGAAAAACGCGGAGCCCAATCCTGCAGCCCAGGTCCTGTCTCGCCAGCAGCTCTTTGGGAATCTGTGGCTGCCTCTGGACTCTCTCGCCCCACCCAGGGTTGTCCAGTGCCTAGTTCCCATGCTGAGCCTGTGGACTGCAGCTACCACCCCTGGCAGCAGCTGTGTGAAAGCTCCAACCCTCAGCCTCCTGCTGACCTTCTGGGGTCGGGGACACCCCTGGCCAGGTGTCTGCCTGAGCCCGGAGGGCAGAGCAGTGGCCCTGGAGGGTGGGACCCTGGATTCCCCACCACCTGAGCAGGCGGGCGGCCTCGTCCCCAGCCTGGCTCTGCTCCTTGTTCTGCTCAGCTCGCAGACTTGGGCAGGGACTCCCTCCCACAGGTGGGGACCCCAGGCCCCATCCCGGGGTGCACTGAGCCCCAGTGTCACCCTCAGGGTCTCTACCTGTCAGCCTTCTTGGGGGAAGATGCTGCAGAGCAGGGTCTGGACCTGGGGTGGCTGCCTCTGCAGATGGACCCGGCCTATATGTcagcagagggcagaggagggaccAGCCATGCACAGGTGAGGAGCAGAGATTTCAGGAGCACAGTCTTAGAGCATCGTCCTAAGTCATTCACTGCTGTTTCCACTCAGATAAATTGtgttaaaactaaaaagtttaagGTATTGCTGAGGATGGACCTGGGACCTTGCTCATGTGAGTGCATGCTTCCCTCTGAGCTACCCGCCAGCCCCATGAGCTCCTGGTTTAAAATATTCACAGAGGAACCATGTGAAGAAGTTTTGGGAGGAGCCAAGAGCGCGGTGTCACTCACTGCCTCAGACAATGGCCTGAGTCCCCAGACGGGCTTCACGGGAACACTGTGGCTGGTTAGGACCTGGGACCTGGGCTTCGGCCTCGGCGCCTGGGTGGACCTGCACACGGCGGGAGGCACAGGCCTGGGCGACACTGTCGCTGTCACTCGTGGTCACACTGCCCCCTTCCTGGCTGTGCTCCAGGGGAGGGCTGGGCTCGCCCTCAGGTCATCACACCCCTTTTCCTGTGCCCAGCGCCCAATCCAGCAGGGCTGGCCCTGTGCTCCACTTTCTTGGCTCTCTGAAGGCCTAAGGGCTGTGGAGCAGCGGGACCCACCCAGGTGCCACTGACCGGGGATGAGTCTCACTCTCAGAATTCATCTGCACGTGGCAACCCTCCTGTCCtcggggcacatgcctgtacgtTTAGGTCTCCCTCAAAGGTGCTCATGGCTTTGGGCATTTTCAAAGTCATCTGATGCACCTGTCCACAAACTCCCTGGGCTGGTCCCTATGGAACATCCTGAACTTGGGGCAGACGCCACCTCCTGTCTTTGGGATCCTGTTTTGCCAATGTCCTTCAGAACTCGGACTTCTTACCAAGCAGCCTGGCAGTGACAGGGCCTTCTCATCAGCTCACATCGAGGAGCCACGCAGGACAGCCACAGCTGGGAAGGTGAGCCTGCCACAGGTGCTGACCtgtccccttccccagcccttggcCCTGCTCCCATCCGAGGTCACAGAGAGTGGGACTGGGAGGGACCTGGGGCCACAGAGGTGTGCTTAGAGGCAGAAGTCCTGGTGAGAAGGGCTGAACCTCTACACTCGCCCCAGCAGGACACCTGACCCACTAGCCCAAGAAGGCCTCGAATGACAGGCCTGTCTTGGCAGAAGCGGTCAGTGTCAGGAAGACAAGCTGTGGCAATGTTCCACGTCCCCACAGGACAGAGGCCTGCACAGCCGGGGAGGAGCCCCATGTCCATGGGGATGTGGGATTCCACTGGGCTGTGGAGGCTGATGTGCACTGGTGCTGGAGGACCTCGGGTGGCAGAGTGAGCCAGGCAGTGGGCACGGGGCTGAGGCCTGGCTGGGTCCTTGTGGGGATAGCAGGAAGCAGGGGAGCAGCCAGCGGCCGGCCAAAAGCCCAGGGCATCTTGAGCTGCAGGGCTCACACTCACCAGCAGAGGGCGCCCCGGAAGCCCTCACCGCCTCCTCCCAGGCTCCCCTGGGGACTCCCTCCTCTGCCAGGACACCCGTCGGTGCTACCTTACCCAGGACTCAGAACCAAGGCAGGTGGAGTAAGGCGTGGATTTACCATCCAAGAATTTCAGGAATTTCCTCTTGGTCTGAAAACTTGTTCAGAACCTGTGTTTACGACAGCTGGGGTTGAGCAGAGCTGCGTGGCTTCCCCAGTCCCCGCGTGTATTTCTGAGGAGTGGGCTTGCCCCTTGGGTTGCTGGCCACAGCGCCACTGTGTCTAGGTTCCAGGTTGGGTGGGCATGAAGGTGATGCTCTGGGAAATTGGCAAGGACACACAGATCTTCAGGCCTGGCTGGGGCAGGTCCAAGTCTGGCCATGGGTGATACTCCTGCCTGGAGGGCAGCCACAGGGGCTGGGACCCCTCAGGCCCCGGTGGGGAGGGAGCTGCAGTGTCCAGTGGATGCAGTGAGCATTCCTCAGCACGGGGTCAGCCTCGGCCAGGTTCGGGACCCACCTCATCTGCCCGCCCACTTCCTGATCACGGCTCCTCCATTGGTTCCTGGGCTTTCTGTATTGTTCTCTCAATAAAATGCTCTGCTGGGGCTGGTGAGGGGGAAGCTTCTGGGGTCCCAGGCTCATCTCTGCAGGCCTCGCTGTGGTTGGAGGGAGGGCTCTGGTCTTGTAGGTCCACCCTCCCGTCTCTCCACAGCTGCTCTGCCTGTCTCCGGAACAGTGCTGTGCTATGTATCCTTTCACGTAGGAAAAGCACAGTTAACAACTGTGAATCAATACCTCACACCACGCTCTTCACCCACGGAGAATTTAAAGCTAAAATTGAAATTCCTGCCAGATGGCAGCCAATTTTGACTCTCAGAAATGAAAGCCAAGAAGGGTGGGGGTGGCAGTGTGCAGCCGCCCCATAGGAGCAAGAGGGCCCGCACGCTCTGGAGAGCTGGGGTGAGGAGCAGTGGCCTCTCTCCAAGCAGCACTGGGGGCCTTTGTGGCAAGCTGGGGAGGGAGGTGAGCGGGGGAGGTGGAAACAGTGCAGAGCTCAGGGCTTCTGCCCAGGGAGGTGCCCTCTGGGCACGCTGGCCCCACAGTGTTTGCAGGGCTGAGGGGACCGGCATTTGCAGGGCATGCTCCTGCTGCCAGCCAGAGAGACCAGAAAGTGCACAGCAGAGAAGGGCACGGTGCCGGGGGTGGGGCCTGGGCTCCCGGAGTTTCCTGTGGGCTCCCTGAGTCTTCCGCTGCCAGACTCCGACAAATCAGGTTGAGAACCAGTTCTGGACGAGAAGAGCCCAAGGTCACCCCGTAGGTGCTGGCTGGAGGTGTCCCGGGGGAGGCTGCAGGGAGGGACTCAGAGGTGGCCTCAGCCCTCCTTGGCCCCGTGACTTGTAGGGAGTGTGTCCCCCCACGACACTCTCCCCTCCATAGACCAGCAGGCCCACTCTGGTTCTGCCACCGCGTCTTCGGGCCTGGGCCTGcccccctcctgccctggcccaCCTCACCTGCCATCTTGGCTGGACCTGGGGTGTGGCTGGTGACCCCCTCCTGTCCCACCCATTCTCTTCCTTCTCAGCCGGGAGGGTGGCAGAGGATCAGTCAAGCCAGCAGCCCCTGAATGGGTCCCTGGTCCCTTCTGCACACCCAGGTCTTCTTCACTTCAGCTGCTGGCTGTTTCCCTCTGAGGTTGAGTGACACTCAGACCCATCTCCCCACTTGTGTCCCCAGGCCTACTCTCCCGCCACATCCTGCTTTGGGGATCCAGAACCTCTCGGGCCACTGTGGAGTCCCTGATCACCCTCGGTACCTCTAGACTGTCTAAATCCTCTGCCACCCTCCTGGCTGAGCACCGTGACCTGGTCCTGTCTGCTGGGGTTCTGCCAGTCTTCACCAGTGCCAAGCAGGCGCCCTGCTCCTCAGGTTGGGAGCCTGACAGCAAGCCCCAGGCCTGGCTTTCCTGAGGTGGGGCTTGGGGCACCTGCTTATGACCTGCTGGATCTCAGCCTGCCCCCAGCTGTACCTCCTGTGTCCTCAGGCTTTTGCTCTCCTCAGGTGTCACTTGTGGCTGCTGGGACCACAGGCTGCAGGCTGAGGGGCCACCTATCTGCTCTTGGGGCACATCCTGCACCAGTTGCCAAGCACCCCACACGGGTGAACGAGGCAGCACCTGGAGGAAGACCAAGGTTCAGCGCAATGCCCACACCTCGCACCCACACCCCATGGGTGCCTGAAGGAAAGGATGTTCTGTGACAGGCAGTGCATGCTTGGGACAGGGAAGGGTGAGGGGACATGCAACCATGCTCCCTCCGTGAGCCCTGGCAGGAGCCCAGTGGAGGGCGGGGCTCCATTTGTATTAAGAAGACATACAGCCAGACCCCACACAAACAGGAACCATGAGAGAGGAGGAGTGGGCCTGAGGAGGCTCTGCCCCAGGAGAATGATGCCCGTGCCCGGGGGGCTGGGGCGTCCCTCAGCCAACGCCAAGACCCGCGAGCTGGAGTCCAGGAGGATCGACCGCTACTCACATCTGCAACAACATCAAGACAAAGAAGAGACCACGGCAGACCCATGGTCGTGTCTACTGAGCACCTGCACCAAGAGCATCAGGTGCAAGCTCGCAGCAGTGGGCAGTCTGAAGAGACCACATCGTGAACAGCAGCACGGGGCCCAGCTGCCTGACATGACTCCATGTCCGGGCCTTGTGCAGGCTTCCTAAGGAAGGACTCCTGTGAGAACTCTGTCTAGAGT from Marmota flaviventris isolate mMarFla1 chromosome 7, mMarFla1.hap1, whole genome shotgun sequence encodes the following:
- the LOC139706391 gene encoding uncharacterized protein isoform X4 → MSHVPPSASGWGLLALLDPHEGGITVIETHRTQKNAEPNPAAQVLSRQQLFGNLWLPLDSLAPPRVVQCLVPMLSLWTAATTPGSSCVKAPTLSLLLTFWGRGHPWPGSLPVSLLGGRCCRAGSGPGVAASADGPGLYVSRGQRRDQPCTELGLLTKQPGSDRAFSSAHIEEPRRTATAGKAYSPATSCFGDPEPLGPLWSP